A DNA window from Syntrophaceae bacterium contains the following coding sequences:
- a CDS encoding FAD-dependent oxidoreductase: protein MSLEALFAPVTINGMTLRNRAVMPAMGTGYGNTDGTVSDRLVRYLARRARGGAGLIITEVCAVTPRGKGFLREIGAWSDDFIPGLADMAAAVHREGAKIALQLHHAGRETFSAAAGGMPEAPSPIPSVIMRQPCEEMSPDRIAGVIDAFASAALRAQKAGLDAVEIHGAHGYLLTQFLSPFSNVRTDRYGGSEENRMRFVLETVAAVRQAVGPRFPVLVRISTDELIKGGYDLEFAKRLAPRLVAAGADAIHASVGVYSTPGNLSIASMDTEAGFNLSRARAIRERVEVPIIAVGRINDPRLAGRAIAAGDADLVSFGRQHLADPDFLAKAREGRWDDIRWCVSCNQGCIERLMYEMQPVTCTFNPECGNEREQASAAEPGRRLWVIGAGPAGLSAALAAAERGQKVEVFEKEDAPGGQVLPASRPPHKEAFLGWVTWAVRRAKERGVIFHLGREVDAELIKTGRPEAVVLAAGASPSVPKIPGIRGCHVFDARDVLTGRADPEGPVAVLGAGYVGMETADYLLARGVDVTVLEMQAAYPVGRHTSHGYWLHLRLKERGARILLGATVTGIGEHAVSYRQGEEEGTVTAASVITALGARMENGLEDVLREIGIPWRTVGDAAGPRRLLEAIHEGDRAGREI, encoded by the coding sequence ATGAGCCTGGAAGCCCTGTTTGCACCCGTTACGATCAACGGGATGACCCTTCGGAACCGGGCCGTCATGCCCGCCATGGGGACCGGTTACGGCAACACGGACGGCACCGTCAGCGACCGCCTGGTCCGGTATCTCGCCCGGAGGGCAAGGGGTGGCGCGGGGCTCATCATTACGGAGGTCTGCGCGGTCACGCCCCGGGGAAAGGGGTTTCTCCGGGAGATCGGCGCCTGGAGCGACGATTTCATCCCCGGCCTGGCAGATATGGCAGCGGCGGTCCACCGCGAAGGGGCGAAGATCGCCCTGCAGCTGCATCATGCCGGTCGGGAGACCTTTTCCGCCGCCGCCGGAGGAATGCCGGAGGCGCCGTCACCCATTCCCAGCGTCATCATGAGGCAGCCCTGCGAGGAGATGAGCCCGGACCGGATCGCCGGGGTGATCGATGCCTTCGCCTCCGCGGCCCTGCGGGCCCAAAAAGCGGGGCTGGACGCCGTCGAGATCCACGGCGCCCACGGGTACCTGCTGACCCAGTTCCTGTCCCCCTTTTCCAATGTGCGGACGGACCGGTACGGAGGCTCTGAGGAGAACAGGATGCGTTTCGTCCTGGAGACCGTTGCGGCGGTGAGGCAGGCCGTGGGGCCCCGCTTTCCCGTCCTCGTCCGGATCTCCACGGACGAGCTGATCAAGGGCGGCTACGACCTGGAGTTTGCGAAACGGCTGGCGCCGCGACTGGTGGCCGCCGGCGCCGATGCGATTCACGCCTCGGTGGGCGTCTATTCGACGCCGGGCAACCTGAGCATCGCGTCCATGGATACGGAGGCCGGGTTCAACCTGTCCCGCGCCCGGGCGATCCGGGAGCGGGTGGAGGTGCCGATCATCGCCGTGGGACGGATCAACGACCCCCGGCTGGCCGGCCGGGCCATAGCGGCGGGCGACGCCGACCTGGTGAGCTTCGGCCGCCAGCACCTGGCGGATCCGGACTTTCTCGCCAAGGCCCGGGAAGGGCGCTGGGACGATATCCGCTGGTGCGTCTCCTGCAACCAGGGCTGCATCGAGCGGCTGATGTACGAGATGCAGCCCGTCACCTGCACGTTCAACCCCGAATGCGGAAACGAGCGCGAACAAGCATCCGCCGCCGAGCCGGGGCGCCGCCTGTGGGTGATCGGCGCCGGTCCGGCAGGCCTCTCCGCCGCTCTGGCCGCCGCGGAGCGGGGACAGAAAGTGGAGGTTTTCGAGAAGGAGGATGCCCCGGGAGGACAGGTCCTCCCGGCCAGCCGTCCGCCCCACAAGGAGGCCTTCCTGGGCTGGGTGACCTGGGCGGTGCGCCGGGCGAAGGAACGGGGCGTGATCTTTCACCTTGGCCGGGAGGTCGATGCCGAACTCATCAAAACAGGACGCCCCGAAGCGGTGGTTCTTGCCGCCGGTGCCTCCCCGTCGGTTCCGAAGATCCCGGGCATCCGCGGGTGCCATGTCTTCGATGCCCGGGACGTTCTGACGGGCAGGGCGGACCCCGAGGGGCCCGTTGCCGTTCTCGGCGCCGGATACGTCGGCATGGAGACGGCGGATTATCTGCTGGCCCGGGGCGTCGACGTCACGGTCCTCGAGATGCAGGCCGCTTATCCCGTGGGCAGGCACACCTCCCACGGGTACTGGCTGCACCTGCGGCTGAAGGAGCGGGGCGCCCGCATCCTCCTCGGCGCGACGGTAACGGGAATCGGGGAGCATGCCGTTTCCTACCGGCAAGGGGAAGAAGAAGGAACCGTCACGGCGGCTTCGGTGATCACGGCACTGGGGGCCAGGATGGAGAACGGACTGGAAGACGTCCTGCGGGAGATCGGCATCCCTTGGCGGACCGTCGGCGACGCGGCCGGTCCCCGGAGGCTCCTGGAGGCCATTCACGAGGGCGACCGGGCGGGTCGGGAGATCTGA